In one window of Thalassotalea agarivorans DNA:
- a CDS encoding outer membrane beta-barrel protein, with the protein MLLHLFKLSFSALVFVHLITPAIAATYNVTSTNCLGSDSITEAISLANANPGEDTIEISSGISISGCGPLDPRAPFYLVITDSLIINGNFSTIRGFNDWLTPNGNLSPLYPDDESCPSQAVGWKFIGASNGLFQIGEYQTDNSGLVVKVNDLFVEKMSMLAEVEDNASLELTRVFTNKITSLLSSCQAPLIFANPGADISIESSLFQKSKSWSTLPPSVKGMIKNSGSSPQSNSELLIKNSTFDANYQKAAIVWRGDVNIVSSKLYNSGGLFFYDGTANLINSIVFQDGRLNGRDRDWIFVWDADLNVIASTLSFGHTSCDKTLFPTTCVSPNWPNFDFVNRSLIMSFLSGSISFKESAVQVRLPSFGDEQQPLMRAYDASTITADANTFIQPVPLQDATALETLTSQPSLLTGSPSMPVLANEVELLQTYPPSVVTPIISQSSTPGILIDAIDNAGSGQINELLDHEGNPITTDALGNPRVDSNDRRNIGAVQTTLSPHLIVSGIDNGLVQLAWSKPIDPVGGALTNYDVCYGSGASPDPVALGTSCSGTLQVIANMPDTLSGDVSGLTNGTKYWFLVRANSAGGASPWSNVVEETPYGPIAAPVITATPKYNQVDLQWGHIDAGGKQVSHYIVKWRIQGTDNWLGFKQVELPNNGMINVGTTIKASVTNTEHTLGTYYEYAVFAQTTDGDNGERGFATVPTTAELGKAETGTKKGGGSLSFVLLLGAILVFRVRKLTTLLSKPLLLVSTLALSTFSQAEETGSDKYKGFTVDLGLGVSYLSPDLDATDWEQDKKAQPAFGFGIGYQFDENWSVDISYHWLNHVKLQSDNLNYPETELHYHMLSGNAKYRLNQLWGNNYAPFVMLGVSHLDVTVSGSSSLIEEDKNTQIDYGIGINLSDTDLGKVDLSWKKVTGDVQLLEIRVVVDITD; encoded by the coding sequence ATGCTTCTGCATTTATTTAAATTGTCTTTTTCAGCGCTAGTATTCGTCCATCTTATTACCCCAGCTATTGCTGCTACGTATAACGTAACATCTACAAACTGTTTGGGGTCAGACTCAATAACCGAAGCCATATCATTGGCTAATGCCAACCCAGGTGAGGATACAATAGAAATTTCGAGTGGAATTAGTATATCTGGCTGTGGCCCGTTAGACCCCAGAGCTCCTTTCTATCTTGTTATTACTGATTCGCTTATTATCAATGGTAATTTTTCAACCATTCGTGGTTTTAACGATTGGTTAACGCCAAATGGCAACCTCAGCCCACTTTATCCCGATGATGAAAGCTGCCCTAGTCAAGCAGTCGGCTGGAAGTTTATAGGTGCTTCAAATGGCCTATTCCAGATCGGTGAATATCAAACAGATAATTCAGGGCTTGTCGTTAAAGTTAATGATCTTTTCGTTGAAAAAATGTCTATGCTGGCTGAAGTAGAAGATAATGCTTCTTTAGAGTTAACCCGTGTGTTCACTAATAAAATAACTAGCCTGCTTTCATCGTGTCAAGCACCGCTAATTTTTGCCAACCCTGGGGCAGATATCAGTATCGAAAGTTCACTATTTCAAAAGTCAAAATCATGGTCAACATTACCCCCAAGTGTAAAGGGCATGATAAAAAATTCCGGTTCCAGCCCACAAAGTAATTCAGAGCTACTAATTAAAAACTCTACATTTGACGCTAACTACCAAAAGGCCGCTATTGTTTGGAGAGGTGATGTCAATATTGTTTCTTCAAAACTCTATAATTCTGGTGGATTGTTCTTTTACGATGGTACCGCAAATCTTATCAATTCTATTGTTTTTCAGGATGGCAGATTAAATGGTCGTGATAGGGATTGGATTTTTGTTTGGGATGCAGACCTTAATGTTATTGCCTCTACACTTTCTTTTGGGCACACAAGTTGTGATAAAACCTTGTTTCCTACTACCTGCGTAAGCCCTAACTGGCCTAACTTTGATTTTGTTAATCGATCGCTAATTATGTCATTTTTATCAGGAAGTATTTCATTCAAAGAATCAGCAGTACAAGTTCGGTTACCAAGCTTCGGAGATGAGCAGCAACCGCTTATGCGGGCTTATGACGCAAGCACAATAACGGCAGATGCTAATACTTTTATACAACCAGTTCCCCTACAGGATGCAACTGCTCTGGAAACTTTAACCTCTCAACCTTCCCTCTTAACAGGCAGCCCTTCAATGCCTGTACTAGCTAACGAGGTGGAGCTTTTACAAACTTACCCTCCTTCTGTCGTTACACCAATTATCAGTCAATCAAGCACGCCTGGTATATTAATCGACGCTATCGATAATGCTGGTAGTGGGCAAATAAACGAGCTTTTGGATCATGAGGGTAACCCCATTACAACGGATGCTTTAGGTAACCCTCGAGTAGATAGTAACGACAGAAGAAATATTGGTGCCGTACAAACAACTTTATCCCCCCATCTTATTGTATCAGGTATAGATAATGGCTTGGTTCAATTAGCTTGGAGTAAACCTATTGACCCTGTTGGAGGGGCGCTAACAAACTATGATGTTTGTTATGGCTCAGGAGCTAGCCCTGACCCTGTTGCATTAGGTACATCTTGCAGTGGCACGCTTCAAGTTATTGCCAATATGCCTGACACCCTGTCTGGTGATGTAAGTGGTCTAACGAACGGTACGAAGTATTGGTTCTTGGTGAGAGCGAACAGTGCAGGTGGTGCTTCTCCATGGAGTAATGTAGTTGAAGAAACGCCTTATGGCCCTATAGCTGCTCCCGTCATAACCGCAACACCCAAGTACAATCAAGTTGATTTGCAATGGGGACATATTGATGCTGGTGGAAAACAAGTTTCTCACTACATCGTAAAATGGCGAATACAAGGTACTGATAATTGGTTAGGGTTTAAGCAGGTTGAACTGCCTAACAATGGCATGATCAATGTTGGCACTACTATCAAAGCCAGTGTCACCAATACCGAACATACATTAGGCACTTATTACGAATATGCCGTTTTTGCTCAAACTACGGATGGTGACAATGGTGAACGCGGCTTTGCTACCGTTCCCACGACAGCCGAACTAGGTAAAGCAGAGACAGGCACCAAAAAAGGTGGTGGTAGCTTATCTTTTGTTTTACTGCTTGGCGCTATTCTTGTTTTTAGGGTTCGAAAGTTAACAACTCTGCTGTCTAAACCTTTATTGTTAGTTTCAACTTTAGCCTTGTCTACTTTTTCACAAGCAGAAGAAACGGGGTCAGATAAATACAAAGGCTTTACCGTCGATTTAGGTCTTGGTGTTTCTTATTTGTCGCCTGATCTAGACGCTACTGACTGGGAACAGGATAAAAAAGCTCAACCTGCTTTTGGTTTCGGCATTGGTTATCAATTTGATGAAAATTGGTCTGTCGACATCAGTTACCACTGGCTTAACCATGTAAAGCTTCAATCTGATAATCTTAACTACCCTGAGACAGAGCTTCATTACCACATGCTTAGCGGTAATGCGAAATACAGGTTAAATCAATTGTGGGGGAACAATTACGCACCGTTCGTTATGCTTGGTGTAAGCCATTTAGACGTAACTGTAAGCGGAAGTTCCTCTCTAATTGAAGAAGATAAAAATACTCAAATTGATTACGGCATAGGAATCAATTTAAGTGATACTGATTTAGGTAAAGTAGACTTAAGCTGGAAAAAAGTTACTGGTGACGTTCAATTATTAGAGATTAGAGTTGTTGTAGATATTACAGACTGA
- a CDS encoding tyrosine-type recombinase/integrase, producing the protein MLTAQEIKSMSCPPGKKQIKKSDGKGLFILVKSNGSKFWRFRYKYAGKHQEMALGRYPTISLSDARKMAEEARISLIQAINPMEERRERKRSSNPGDQAFGIVAMKWWEQQKGAWSVDHAGRVRRWIQNDMKDISDLPIDEIDAGHITDLMLSIEATGARKKAPVVLSIINRIFGYALAHRLTRVNPAQGLPLRDILKPAPKVQHLAAIVNPKELGKLISDIDSNTSGSYCTSEALKLIPRVFLRPTEIRNLKWDYIDFEDRLIRIPEEEMKKQREHLVPMADQVVKQLQEIKLATGYSQYVFPSERNSSRPISKNVMTNRLRVLGYTADVMSTHGFRASASTILHEKGWEHDVIEVQLAHLIGTATSRAYNRSIYLSERKKLMQYWADYLDEIKEKY; encoded by the coding sequence ATGTTAACAGCGCAAGAAATCAAGAGCATGTCATGCCCTCCAGGCAAGAAGCAGATTAAAAAATCTGATGGTAAGGGCTTGTTTATATTAGTAAAAAGTAATGGCTCGAAGTTCTGGCGCTTCCGCTACAAGTATGCTGGCAAGCACCAAGAGATGGCGCTGGGTCGGTACCCCACTATTTCGTTGAGTGACGCCCGAAAAATGGCGGAAGAAGCCCGTATATCGCTTATTCAGGCTATCAACCCAATGGAAGAGCGAAGAGAAAGAAAAAGGTCGAGCAATCCGGGTGATCAAGCCTTTGGCATTGTTGCAATGAAATGGTGGGAGCAGCAAAAAGGTGCTTGGTCAGTCGATCATGCAGGGCGAGTGCGGCGCTGGATTCAAAATGATATGAAAGATATTTCCGATCTTCCTATTGATGAAATTGATGCAGGACACATAACAGATTTGATGCTGTCTATTGAGGCAACAGGTGCAAGGAAAAAAGCGCCGGTTGTACTGTCGATTATCAATAGAATTTTTGGTTATGCGTTGGCTCACCGACTGACGAGGGTCAATCCAGCTCAAGGACTTCCTTTAAGAGATATTCTAAAGCCAGCACCAAAAGTGCAGCATTTGGCTGCGATTGTTAATCCGAAGGAGCTAGGGAAGCTGATCTCTGATATTGATAGCAATACTTCTGGCAGCTATTGCACCAGTGAGGCGCTGAAATTAATCCCTCGCGTGTTTCTCAGACCTACGGAAATAAGGAATTTGAAATGGGATTATATTGATTTTGAAGACAGGCTGATTCGTATTCCTGAAGAGGAAATGAAAAAACAGCGTGAACATCTGGTGCCGATGGCTGATCAAGTGGTGAAGCAACTCCAGGAGATAAAGCTGGCTACTGGCTATTCGCAGTATGTTTTTCCAAGTGAAAGGAATAGCAGCAGACCAATCAGTAAAAATGTAATGACGAACCGTTTAAGAGTTTTAGGTTATACCGCAGATGTAATGTCCACACATGGATTTAGAGCTTCAGCATCCACGATTTTGCATGAAAAGGGGTGGGAACATGATGTTATTGAGGTGCAGTTGGCTCACTTGATTGGCACGGCAACTTCGCGAGCATATAACCGGTCTATCTACTTGTCTGAAAGAAAGAAATTGATGCAGTATTGGGCTGATTACTTGGACGAGATAAAAGAAAAATATTAG
- the groL gene encoding chaperonin GroEL (60 kDa chaperone family; promotes refolding of misfolded polypeptides especially under stressful conditions; forms two stacked rings of heptamers to form a barrel-shaped 14mer; ends can be capped by GroES; misfolded proteins enter the barrel where they are refolded when GroES binds), protein MAAKDVKFGNDARIKMLTGVNLLADAVKVTLGPKGRNVVLDKAFGGPAITKDGVSVAKEIELEDKFENMGAQMVKEVASKANDEAGDGTTTATVLAQAIVNEGLKSIAAGMNPMDLKRGIDKAVVAATEELKALSTPCADNKAIEQVGTISANSDASVGEIIAQAMDRVGTEGVITVEEGQSLTDELDVVEGMQFDRGYLSPYFINNQENGSVELENPFILLVDKKISNIRELLTTLEGVAKAGKPLLIIAEDVEGEALATLVVNNMRGIVKVAAVKAPGFGDRRKAMLQDIAILTAGTVISEEIGMELEKATLEDLGQAKKVVISKDNTTIIDGIGEEADIDARVSQIRGQIEESSSDYDKEKLQERLAKLAGGVAVIKVGAATEVEMKEKKDRVDDALHATRAAVEEGVVAGGGTALVRVAAKLEGLKGDNEDQNHGINVALRAMEAPLRQIVDNCGEEASVVVNAVKAKSGNEGYNAATGEYVDLVAEGILDPTKVTRSALQFAASIAGLMLTTEAMITELPAKDAAPAMPADMGGMGGMGGMPGMM, encoded by the coding sequence ATGGCAGCTAAAGACGTAAAATTTGGCAACGATGCACGTATTAAAATGCTAACAGGTGTAAACCTTTTAGCAGACGCAGTAAAAGTAACGCTAGGCCCGAAAGGTCGTAATGTTGTATTGGACAAAGCATTTGGTGGTCCAGCAATCACTAAAGATGGTGTTTCAGTAGCAAAAGAAATCGAACTTGAAGACAAGTTTGAAAACATGGGCGCACAAATGGTGAAAGAAGTTGCGTCAAAAGCGAATGATGAAGCAGGTGACGGCACAACGACGGCAACAGTATTAGCGCAAGCAATTGTTAACGAAGGCCTTAAGTCTATCGCAGCTGGTATGAACCCAATGGATCTTAAGCGCGGTATCGACAAAGCTGTAGTAGCAGCAACAGAAGAGCTTAAAGCACTTTCTACGCCATGTGCTGACAACAAAGCTATTGAGCAAGTTGGTACAATTTCGGCAAACTCTGACGCGTCAGTAGGTGAAATTATTGCGCAAGCAATGGACCGTGTTGGTACAGAAGGTGTTATCACTGTTGAAGAAGGTCAATCATTAACTGACGAACTTGACGTTGTTGAAGGTATGCAGTTTGACCGTGGTTACCTTTCGCCCTATTTCATTAACAACCAAGAAAATGGCAGTGTAGAACTAGAAAATCCATTCATCCTATTGGTTGATAAGAAAATCTCTAACATCCGTGAACTACTGACAACACTAGAAGGTGTTGCTAAAGCAGGTAAGCCATTGCTTATCATTGCTGAAGACGTAGAAGGTGAAGCACTAGCGACATTAGTTGTAAACAACATGCGCGGTATCGTTAAAGTAGCTGCAGTTAAAGCGCCAGGTTTTGGTGACCGTCGTAAAGCTATGTTGCAAGACATCGCTATCCTAACTGCGGGTACAGTGATTTCTGAAGAAATTGGTATGGAGCTTGAAAAAGCGACATTAGAAGATTTAGGCCAAGCGAAGAAAGTTGTTATTTCAAAAGACAATACAACAATCATCGACGGTATTGGTGAAGAAGCTGATATCGATGCACGCGTAAGCCAAATTCGTGGTCAAATCGAAGAATCTTCGTCAGACTACGACAAAGAAAAACTTCAGGAGCGTTTAGCTAAGCTTGCAGGCGGTGTTGCCGTAATCAAGGTTGGTGCAGCCACTGAAGTCGAAATGAAAGAGAAAAAAGATCGTGTAGATGACGCACTTCACGCTACTCGCGCAGCGGTAGAAGAAGGCGTTGTAGCAGGCGGTGGTACGGCACTTGTGCGTGTAGCGGCTAAACTTGAAGGCCTTAAAGGTGACAACGAAGATCAAAACCACGGTATTAACGTAGCATTACGTGCTATGGAAGCGCCATTGCGCCAAATCGTAGACAACTGTGGTGAAGAAGCATCAGTTGTTGTTAATGCGGTTAAAGCAAAATCAGGTAACGAAGGCTACAACGCAGCAACAGGTGAGTATGTAGACCTAGTAGCTGAAGGTATTCTTGACCCAACAAAAGTGACGCGTAGTGCATTGCAATTTGCAGCATCAATTGCAGGTTTAATGCTAACCACAGAAGCGATGATTACAGAGCTTCCAGCGAAAGATGCAGCGCCAGCTATGCCAGCTGACATGGGCGGCATGGGCGGCATGGGTGGCATGCCAGGTATGATGTAA
- a CDS encoding co-chaperone GroES, producing MSIRPLHDRVIIKRKEVESKSAGGIVLTGSAAEKSTRGEVIAVGNGRILENGDVRALDVKVGDQVIFNEGYGVKTEKIDGEEVLILSEADILAIVE from the coding sequence ATGAGCATTCGTCCTTTACATGATCGCGTTATCATCAAGCGTAAAGAAGTAGAATCTAAATCAGCTGGCGGTATTGTTTTAACAGGTAGTGCTGCAGAAAAGTCAACGCGCGGTGAAGTAATTGCTGTTGGCAATGGCCGTATTTTAGAAAATGGTGATGTCCGTGCATTAGACGTAAAAGTTGGTGATCAAGTTATCTTTAACGAAGGTTACGGCGTTAAAACTGAAAAAATTGACGGCGAAGAAGTACTTATCCTAAGCGAAGCAGACATCCTAGCGATCGTCGAATAA
- a CDS encoding FxsA family protein, which yields MFQILFLLFIVIPIIEIAVIIQVGSILGVWPTVAIVILTAWLGAKNVRAQGIATMQKVQLKMAQGEMPSDDIVAGMLLLVAGVLLVTPGFVTDIFGLSLLIPQVRKNLINGVKKHVFVAQMQRNGFTQFESHNVYTTQEKSKQDRTIDGEFERKE from the coding sequence ATGTTTCAGATTTTGTTTTTACTTTTTATCGTTATCCCGATTATCGAGATAGCCGTGATCATCCAAGTGGGATCGATATTGGGCGTCTGGCCAACGGTCGCAATCGTTATTTTAACGGCATGGCTTGGCGCTAAAAATGTAAGAGCACAAGGCATTGCTACTATGCAAAAAGTGCAACTTAAAATGGCACAAGGCGAAATGCCTTCAGACGATATCGTTGCAGGTATGCTTTTGCTTGTTGCCGGCGTGTTACTGGTAACGCCTGGTTTTGTTACTGATATCTTTGGCTTGTCTTTATTAATTCCGCAGGTTCGAAAAAACTTGATCAATGGCGTTAAAAAGCACGTATTTGTTGCGCAAATGCAACGCAATGGTTTTACCCAATTTGAAAGCCATAACGTCTACACGACGCAAGAAAAATCAAAGCAAGATCGCACCATAGATGGTGAGTTCGAAAGAAAAGAGTAA
- the cutA gene encoding divalent-cation tolerance protein CutA, producing the protein MYQIVLTTCPDKETGLAMARTLVEEKLAACINIIDNITSIYQWQGEMQQGTEVQLVIKTLANNFDAVRDRINQLHSYEIAEILAVDIQKGDKHYLQWVSESLA; encoded by the coding sequence ATGTATCAAATTGTTTTAACCACGTGCCCTGACAAGGAAACAGGGCTCGCAATGGCGCGTACTTTAGTTGAAGAAAAACTCGCCGCATGTATCAACATTATCGACAACATCACGTCGATTTACCAATGGCAAGGTGAAATGCAACAAGGTACAGAGGTACAACTGGTGATCAAAACCTTAGCTAACAACTTTGACGCCGTGCGTGATAGAATAAACCAATTACACAGCTATGAAATAGCCGAGATTCTCGCCGTTGATATTCAAAAAGGCGATAAACATTACCTACAGTGGGTTTCAGAGAGTTTGGCTTAA
- a CDS encoding protein-disulfide reductase DsbD translates to MKKLLTICLLFVAITVGATQQSPFDTSDQSLFSNQSDFLPVDKAFLFDFYQNKNTLEISFNIAPGYYLYRHKTQFSATNATLVEPQLPVGIEHEDEYFGVQQIYRQSLDLTLNFDEIGENATIAIKYQGCADKGLCYPPEVINLDLTAVASAASSSDVLGALSQQSGDSSSNNISEQGKLAQALASGSLWIIVTGFFIGGIVLAFTPCVYPMYPILTGIIVGQGDKLSNKQAFRLSFVYVQGMAITYTLLGVVVALAGAQFQAMFQHPIVLGVLSVLFIVLALSMFGVITLSMPASWQTKLNNLSNKQKGGSYWGVFVMGVISGLVASPCTTAPLTGALLYISNTGDVVIGAAALYALSLGMGLPLLALGSSGGKLLPKAGAWMDVIKNAFGFLLLAVPIFLLERFIPAAWTTVLWSILGLSAATYLYVVNQNTVKGFFYGVRSLVVFVLLFFSAMQLYQQVFPQPVVAHQQADIKHFVYAKNSAELDALVAQANANGQTVMVDLYADWCVACKEFEELTFPTPQVQDALSNTLLVQIDLTDTGTPQARELMSQYQIFGLPSILFFDLNGQELKNNRVTGFMAADPFAAHINQIFAQN, encoded by the coding sequence ATGAAAAAATTACTAACTATTTGCTTACTGTTTGTTGCGATAACAGTAGGCGCGACACAACAGTCCCCATTTGATACTTCCGATCAATCGCTATTTTCTAACCAAAGCGACTTTTTGCCGGTAGACAAAGCATTCCTATTCGACTTTTATCAAAATAAGAATACGCTAGAAATCAGTTTCAATATTGCACCAGGCTACTATTTATATCGCCATAAAACGCAGTTTAGTGCCACCAATGCTACGCTAGTTGAACCACAACTTCCTGTTGGTATTGAACATGAAGATGAATACTTTGGGGTACAGCAAATTTATCGCCAGTCGCTAGATTTAACGTTGAACTTCGACGAAATTGGCGAGAATGCAACCATCGCTATTAAGTATCAAGGCTGCGCTGATAAAGGCTTGTGCTACCCTCCTGAAGTGATCAACTTGGACTTAACCGCTGTTGCAAGTGCAGCAAGTAGTAGCGATGTTCTAGGTGCACTTTCTCAACAAAGCGGTGACTCAAGCAGCAATAATATCAGTGAACAAGGCAAACTGGCTCAAGCGCTAGCAAGCGGCAGTTTATGGATTATTGTTACCGGCTTTTTCATCGGCGGTATCGTTTTAGCCTTTACGCCATGTGTCTATCCGATGTACCCAATCTTAACCGGTATAATCGTTGGCCAAGGTGACAAACTAAGCAATAAGCAGGCCTTTAGATTGTCGTTCGTTTATGTACAAGGCATGGCAATTACTTACACCTTATTAGGGGTCGTTGTTGCGTTAGCAGGCGCACAATTTCAAGCCATGTTCCAGCACCCAATTGTATTAGGTGTTCTAAGTGTACTCTTCATTGTATTAGCCTTATCTATGTTTGGTGTGATTACCTTATCTATGCCTGCATCATGGCAAACCAAACTGAACAACTTAAGTAATAAGCAAAAAGGTGGCTCATACTGGGGCGTATTTGTGATGGGCGTTATTTCAGGTCTTGTCGCATCGCCTTGCACTACTGCGCCGCTTACTGGTGCACTGTTGTATATCTCGAACACTGGCGATGTCGTTATTGGTGCTGCAGCGCTTTACGCGTTAAGCCTTGGCATGGGATTACCACTTCTGGCACTTGGTAGCTCGGGTGGCAAGTTACTACCTAAAGCAGGTGCTTGGATGGATGTTATTAAGAATGCCTTTGGCTTCTTGTTATTAGCGGTACCGATCTTCCTACTTGAGCGCTTTATTCCTGCTGCGTGGACTACGGTGTTGTGGTCTATCCTTGGGTTAAGTGCTGCAACGTACTTGTATGTTGTTAATCAAAATACAGTAAAAGGCTTTTTCTACGGTGTGCGCAGCTTGGTGGTATTTGTATTGCTATTCTTTTCCGCAATGCAATTGTACCAGCAAGTCTTTCCACAGCCAGTGGTTGCGCATCAGCAAGCTGACATCAAACACTTTGTCTATGCCAAAAACAGCGCGGAGCTAGATGCGCTAGTCGCGCAAGCAAACGCCAATGGTCAAACTGTAATGGTAGATTTGTATGCTGACTGGTGTGTTGCCTGTAAGGAATTTGAAGAACTTACCTTCCCAACACCTCAGGTGCAAGATGCGCTGAGTAATACGCTGCTAGTACAAATCGACTTAACCGATACCGGTACTCCCCAAGCACGTGAGCTAATGAGTCAGTATCAAATTTTTGGTTTACCTTCTATTTTGTTCTTTGACTTAAACGGTCAAGAATTAAAGAACAATCGGGTAACAGGGTTTATGGCGGCAGATCCTTTTGCAGCCCATATCAACCAAATATTTGCACAAAATTAA
- the aroQ gene encoding type II 3-dehydroquinate dehydratase: MSTKFEILVLNGPNLNMLGKREPNVYGSKTLADIEQALAAQAKDLAVNISFVQSNAEHELIDAIHQSFEKVDFILINPAAFTHTSVALRDALLAVSIPFIEVHLSNVHQREAFRHHSYLSDVADAVICGLGSDGYHYALDAAVKRLNG; encoded by the coding sequence ATGTCGACAAAATTTGAAATTTTAGTGTTAAATGGCCCAAACCTAAACATGCTAGGTAAAAGAGAGCCGAACGTCTATGGCAGCAAAACACTTGCTGACATAGAGCAAGCACTTGCAGCACAGGCTAAAGACCTCGCTGTTAACATTTCGTTTGTACAATCAAACGCTGAACATGAGTTGATCGATGCAATTCATCAAAGTTTTGAAAAAGTCGACTTTATCTTGATTAATCCTGCCGCATTTACCCATACAAGTGTTGCGCTAAGAGACGCGTTACTTGCCGTGAGCATCCCGTTTATTGAAGTACATTTGTCAAATGTGCATCAGCGTGAAGCGTTCAGACATCATTCATATTTGTCTGATGTTGCAGACGCGGTAATTTGTGGTTTAGGAAGCGATGGATATCACTATGCATTGGACGCTGCTGTTAAAAGATTAAACGGTTAA
- the accB gene encoding acetyl-CoA carboxylase biotin carboxyl carrier protein, producing the protein MDIRKIKKLIELVEDSGINELEISEGEESVRISRGGSVVAAPAQTVVQAAPVAAPAAAPAPAAAPAAAESASDDLSGHVVRSPMVGTFYASPSPDAASFVEVGQQVNVGDTLCIVEAMKMMNQIEADKAGTVKKILAKNEDAIEFDQPLFIIE; encoded by the coding sequence ATGGATATTCGTAAAATTAAAAAATTGATTGAGTTAGTAGAAGATTCTGGCATCAATGAATTAGAAATTTCTGAAGGTGAAGAGTCGGTACGCATTAGCAGAGGTGGCTCTGTTGTTGCTGCACCAGCGCAAACTGTTGTACAAGCGGCTCCAGTAGCAGCGCCAGCAGCTGCACCAGCTCCTGCAGCAGCACCAGCGGCAGCAGAGAGTGCGAGCGATGACCTATCTGGTCATGTTGTTCGTTCACCAATGGTTGGTACATTCTACGCTTCTCCATCTCCAGACGCAGCGTCATTCGTAGAAGTAGGTCAGCAAGTTAACGTTGGCGACACACTATGTATCGTTGAAGCAATGAAAATGATGAACCAAATTGAAGCGGACAAAGCAGGTACTGTTAAAAAGATTCTTGCTAAAAACGAAGACGCTATCGAATTCGATCAACCGCTATTCATCATTGAATAA